The genomic DNA GTAAAGACACCGCGTCGGGCACTTAAGAGACAGCCTCCAGGTAACCGTTGCATTAAATATTACCTGGCAAGTCGTACTACTTATTTGAACTCGAGCTCAAAGTTACGAAATGTTTCTCACCACAGAAAGTGCCTTGAGAAATATTTCTCAAAATCCATGTTACTCGCACGTGAAATCTTTGAACATTAATGTAAGCATTGTAGCAATATCGACTAATATTTACGTTGCTCCTGTGTTCACAAATATTTGTGATAGTGTTAATAGAGATGTTAATGAGATGTTGGGCCAATATTTTCTCAGATGAGTTGCCATCAACCAGTTATGCTGTGAAGCTCGAAGAAGACATCCCATGCTCTAAAAAGGATGCCCAAACTCAGTGGGAGGATCCAACTCTTCAAGATCATGACTATGCAGGAGAATTCCAGGTTAAGCCTCCTACATCTGACAAGGGCATCCAGTGTTCCACCCCAATGTACAAGTCCCTGTTGAGGAGTGACAACCTTTGCCAGCTCCATACTGGTTTGTCACTGGATGTTTTCTACCGTGTGGCTGAGCACCTAGTCCCATTGTGCAACAACAACTTCCAGCAAGACCCCAGAGACCAGCTCCTAATGGTGCTTATGAAGCTGAGGCTTAATCTCCTGCAGGAGTACCTGGCAGAAAAGTTTCAGGTGTCTCAAACAACGGTTTCAAGAACTCTCAGCTATTGGATTGATCTAATGGAGGAAAACATGAAAGACTACATACCTTGGCTGCCCAGTGAAACTATAAAAGCTAGAATGCCAGAATGTTTCAAAGAACATTACCCCAACACAACATGTATAATTGACTGCTCTGAGACACCATTGCAAAAGGCCAAAAACCCTGCCTCCAGAGGCGAATCGTACAGTCATCATTATGGGCATAATACAATCAAATATTTACTGGCAATTGCACCTTGCGGATTAGTTATGTTCATCTCGCCGGCCTATGGTGGTGGGTGTAGTGACGCATTTATTACACAGAAGTCAGGTTTCTTGGACTACCTCCATGATGGTGATGAAGTCATGGCAGACCGTGGATTCACAATTCAGGATCTTCTGAATGCAAAAAATGTGAAGCTCACAAGACCATCCTTCACCAAAAAAGGCTCTCAGCTATCAGATGAAGACACCACCAGCACAAGGCGCATTGCCAATGTCAGTTTCCATATTGAACGGGTAATTTGTCGATTGAAGCATTTCAAAATCCTCTCCCAGACGGTACCAATCAACCTCACCCCTAAAATGGACAAAATATTGAGAATATGTGCTGCCCTCTGCAACCTCCGCCATGACATTTTTGATGAGTCTGAAATTGCTGTTTGCAACAAGTGAACGTTGTTCAGTAGTTCTTTTGTAACAGTTCTTAATTCACACTGTGTTAACTTGCTGCAATTACTGTGCATATTATAAATAAACCAACACAATTTACTTGTAATTCATTTTTCTGAACTGAAATAGCAGCAAGTTTCtgataaagggattgttcacccaaaaatgaaaattctctcatcatttactcatgacaTCACAgatatttattacttttttcttctgctgaacataaacacatttttttttagaatatcttagctctgtaggtctgtacaatgcaaattaatggtgatcagaacattgaagctccgaaaagcacataaaggcagcataaaagcaatacatttgatttcagtggtttaatccgtgaccagcgattcagttggttttgcGTGAGAACAGACCAATGTAACAGAccagtgtaatcgagcttgaaatcaagatGGCCAAGGAGGCTGCTTTCAAGATGTactgtgaaaaataaattatattttggtcggTTCTCACGCAAAACCAACTGGAtggcttcagaagtcatggattaaaccactggaagtcatgtggattacatttatgttgcctttatggtatttttggagctacaaatgtctggttaccattcacttgcattgtatatacttacagagctgagatattcttctaaaaatctttgtttgtgttcagcagaagaaaaaaagtcatacacatctgggatggcgtgagagtaaatgataagatgattttcatttttgggtgaactatcccttttagaaatgttacattttaagaaatgtaaacattacatcaTTAAATGGACAAAATATGTGAAGTACTATGCAACCGCCACCATGACATAAGATGTCATTAACGAGTCTTGACATGTACAATtggtaaataaatgataaatgtaataacattttgttgCATGTAACATCACAATAAATTCAACAGAAGTAAATCGTGGTTTATTATTTGCACACAATAAGTAATTACAATACATCAACACAGTATGAATTAAGACCATTTCAATTACTAAATGAAAAGAATAGCATCCTTATATGGACaaaatattgagaaaaaaatatgtgCAGCCCAATATAATGTTCATGACATCATTGATGCATCTGACATTGCTCATTGAACCATTTGTAAAAGTTGCTTTTAACGTCACAAATTTAACAGATGTACAAACAAGTAAATCATATGTTTATTTTTGGAACCGTAGTAACACCAACACTGTCAACAGCTGATCAGAAATGTTCGTCAAAGGGAACCttcacaaaatgtttaatttgaatttttaaatGGCTGGTGACCATTAGAGTACAAATAGCATCATGTATAAATAGTGCAAAATGTGCAAACCAATTATATAGTACAGAGTTCAGTCGGCTAACCACTGAAGGAAATAAACTTTCTGAGTCTGCTGGTGCAACAGCGAAGACTCCTCTAACGTCTCCCAGATGGGTTAGGAGTAAATAGTCCATGGTTGGGGTAAGAGGTGTTTCTGATGATATTTTCCTCCCTTTGTAGGTAGCATTTGTGATTAATGTCTATGATAGAGGGTAACTGGGCACCAGTGATAaattgggcagttttcaccacccccTGGAGGGCCTTCTGATCTGAGACAGTGCAGTTACCATACCACACTATGATGCAGTTAGTTAAGATGCTTTCAATAGTGCAGCTGTAAAAGTTCAGCAGTATCTGGGAAGATGGATTAGCTTTTCTTAGTCTGCTAAGGAAGTACAGGCGCTGCTGCACTTTTCTTGATCGGGGTGGTGGTGTTGAGGGCCCAGGAAAGATCCACAGAGATGTGGACACCCAGAAACTTAAAACTGGGCATGGGTTCCACTTCAGTCCAATTGATGTAGACAGGGTTGTGTGCACGGCTTCCTGCTCCGTCGGAAGTTCACAATAAGCTCTTCGGTCTTCTGTGTGTTGAGGGCTAGGTTGTTGTCAGCAAACCACACTGAACCTCTTCTATGTGGGTTGTCTCTTCATCACCATTGATCAGGCCTACCaccatggtgtcatctgcaaacttgattatggagttAGAGCCATGCACAAGTATGCAGTCGTgggtgaagagggagtagaggAGAGGATTCAGCACGCAGCTCTGTGGAATGCCAGTGACAGACTGTGGTCTGTTAGTTAGTCCAAGGTCCAGCTGCAAAGGGAGACGCTGATGCCAAGATCAGTGAACTTGGAGATCAGCTTGGATGCAATGACAGCGTTAAAGGCAAACTGAAATTGATGAATAGCATCCTGACATAGGAGTTACTCTTGTCCAGGTGAGTCTGGGCAGAGTGGAGGGCTTAGGTGATAGCATCCTCTGTTGACCTGTTGGGTCTGTAGGCAAACTGTTATGAGTCCAGTGTTGGAGGTAGGCATGTTTTCAGGTGGGAAAGGAACAACCTCTCAAAACACTTGATGGGAATGATGGCAATGATGGGAGTAAGAGCTAATGGGCGAAAGTCATTGAGCGCTATTGCAGCAGCAAGTTTTGGTACTTTTTGGTACAAGTTGAAAATGTTGGTGAGGACCTCAAATAACTGCTATGAGCAGGTCTAGAGCACCCGGCCTGGAATGCCATCAGGGCCAGCATAAAGCTATGTGCACTCATACTGCTTAGGGTTGAGCACGCATCACTGGTGGAGAATGTGAGCGGCAGGTTATCATGTGGAAGCTCAGCTTTGATTGGTGGTTAACTAggacagaacatttttatttcgaGTAGCTGATTAGAGTTAGAACTCCATCCGGGCTTGCAGATATCCACAGTTCACTTGAACAGACAACTGTGCCTCCTCAAGCCACCTGAGAACCAATGATGACTGTTGAAAAGTGTTTTGATGCAAGATTGTTTTGTGTGCCATAGTTCCACTGTCGCTGGACAAGACACTCCCGTCGGTCCACAGGACACCTAGAACAAAAATACATCAagcatagggctgggcgatatggagcaaaaaatatatctcgatatattttgctatatctcgatataccccccaaaaaaaaaaactactgcaaaaacaaatatgccaaataccacagtccttttttattaaagtgcaaagaGGTAGGCAGTTCACGTAAGAACAAAGTGCTTCttattatttaactgtaaaataaaggaagaaatacatatagccttttcattcaaaaatgaaacaacTCAACTCAAGGTAGGCAGTGCATATATAAGAACAAAGTGCTTCTGcgacatttaagaaaaaaaaatccctgattacatgaataataataatttaactgtaaattaaaacaaataatacatattgccttttcattcaaaaataaaacaactcaagCTCATCTTTGCATTAACTCTGTTGTCGCCATCAACAAATAGCCAAAAAACAAGTTTGCTATAAGCTTTGGTTGGCACCAACTTTCGGCATTCACGGCAGTAGACATCTGTCTGCTGTTCATCCGATGCCTTAAAACTGAAGTATCTCCATATAatggagccagttgtccttttttttttagacGAGTTCTGCCTCCGGGCTGGTTGCGGGCGACGCCATGTTGAATGAGACAACACGCGAAGGGAGGGGGAGCAAAAGCAAGGAGACGGGGGCGAGCGGAGGCGGGAGCGAGCACAGCACAGAGAAAGCAAGCGAGCAAAGTGGCGAAATCAGAattgaatataaacaatatatcgatatatacgatatgtcaaaattcatatcgtgtttaaaaaatatctcgatatattttaaatatcgagatatcgcccacccctaatcAAGCATACAACACAATTAAGCATACAAGTGCATGAACAGTACAAGTAAAATCCCCAAGGATCCTCACATGCAAAGAAGTGGTTTGTAAACATATGAGTGACTTGGTAAATGAGTGAGTGGGCCACATTTCTGAGAAAAAATACTGCAATACTGATGCTATGTGAATTTGTACAAATTCTGGAACTAACTCACAATCTTTATCTAAaagtaaagctgcgttcacactgccagcgacatgcagtgacaaaacaacctcatctgattcattttcaatgagagctggcgacttccggcgacatgaGTGACGGCGACCGTTGGCAACCATTGGCAATCCAGcaacgtgacaaagttgagaaatgcttaactttatgcaaataaagAGCGACTTTctggagcgacagccaatacaaaAGAAGATAGTagagctcacatgatcctaatattttaataataatattaattgtaaagatacagtgctgtttagactctccatacacaccactagcgacctaactgccagccactggcgacttgcagcgacaaagtagctggtaGTGTGAACCCAGCTTAATAAGGCAGCACTGTGTCTACTGACCTCATGGCAAACATTCCGatcttttcaatgttattttcatgatttctacaagctactagaatgtaaataaaaagcaatgtttttctaaaaaaaaacattctgatttATCTTTATGTTGCCCTTTCAAGAGTTAACTTACCTTTTGGGCAATAAATTGATTAGACTTGTACTTACACCCTGTCTACGCTGGATGCGTGCGATATCAGGAGTAGCGCCAGTGTGTGCAGCGCAAAATAGCCGTTTACTGTCAGCGCAACACTTGttactttctaaatcatttttcctagaaaacttttttgttttctgcTCAAAtacaaaatgtctatatttcctcctcattcattgtcgcacacccttcagctgtcacagatatacatatgaattcatattttaaatgtattatacagtacatattactTCAGTgcaaataatgtacttaaaagtaattatttaattgaaactcagtaactgtaatttgattacaagaattttaaatgtaatgcattacaatattttgttgactaaaaagtaattagattacagtaactaattactttgtagtcAGATACACCTAACACTATAATTGATTATACatgtgaaactcaaaaaattagaatattgtgcaaaagttcattaatttcagtaattcaacttaaaaggtgaaactaatatattatatagactcattacaagcaaagatatttcaagcctttatttgatataattttgatgattatggcttacagcttatgaaaaccccaaattcagaatctcagaaaattagaatattacatgaaatcaataaaaaaaaaggattttaaatacagaaatgtcggccctctgaaaagtataatcatgcatatgtactcagtacttggtttgggccccttttgcattaattactgcctcagtgcggcgtggcatggatgctatcagcctgtggcactgctgaggtgtta from Xyrauchen texanus isolate HMW12.3.18 chromosome 41, RBS_HiC_50CHRs, whole genome shotgun sequence includes the following:
- the si:dkey-56d12.4 gene encoding uncharacterized protein si:dkey-56d12.4, with the translated sequence MSSLMCSVSGCHNNWKKRREILQQECYIHKSRRSECCGAPYSLHPPPKEENSLRLWLKALNLKKPPKRPYVCSFHFVDGRPTEKHPFPEKWLGYDVPVKTPRRALKRQPPDELPSTSYAVKLEEDIPCSKKDAQTQWEDPTLQDHDYAGEFQVKPPTSDKGIQCSTPMYKSLLRSDNLCQLHTGLSLDVFYRVAEHLVPLCNNNFQQDPRDQLLMVLMKLRLNLLQEYLAEKFQVSQTTVSRTLSYWIDLMEENMKDYIPWLPSETIKARMPECFKEHYPNTTCIIDCSETPLQKAKNPASRGESYSHHYGHNTIKYLLAIAPCGLVMFISPAYGGGCSDAFITQKSGFLDYLHDGDEVMADRGFTIQDLLNAKNVKLTRPSFTKKGSQLSDEDTTSTRRIANVSFHIERVICRLKHFKILSQTVPINLTPKMDKILRICAALCNLRHDIFDESEIAVCNK